One stretch of Deltaproteobacteria bacterium DNA includes these proteins:
- a CDS encoding four helix bundle protein encodes MKRVYELDVYKLAEELSDMIWYDFDKWNKKVQNTVGYQIIRSSDSIAANIAEGYGRYTPADRKKFYLYSRGSFEETKSWLRKLIRRKVLSESNATEYEVIVEKLGPKLNAFINSTKA; translated from the coding sequence ATGAAGCGAGTCTACGAGTTGGATGTTTACAAACTGGCAGAAGAGTTATCAGATATGATCTGGTACGACTTTGATAAGTGGAACAAAAAGGTTCAGAACACCGTGGGCTACCAGATAATACGATCATCTGACAGCATAGCTGCAAATATAGCAGAAGGGTATGGCCGGTATACTCCCGCTGACAGGAAAAAGTTCTATCTATATTCAAGAGGTTCGTTTGAAGAAACCAAATCATGGTTGCGAAAACTTATCAGAAGAAAAGTTTTATCTGAGTCAAATGCGACAGAATACGAAGTAATAGTTGAAAAACTCGGCCCAAAATTGAATGCGTTCATCAACAGTACAAAAGCATGA